A region of Campylobacter armoricus DNA encodes the following proteins:
- a CDS encoding alpha-2-macroglobulin family protein, whose amino-acid sequence MKKVLYFLFLFFSVSMFFACSQKENNNSNVRAFGFDEQTQNIFIEFNKDITNQEIGIIKEREIVLNGEKIKAKYQFDNSNRLQIFTTLKANQKYDALIDLNDIFTGEKVQLKFKTPYENLDVKGYFQSQINQENVLVLNIQSFYPINQENLLKAIKISNGEQNIPIDKILVQKDIANVYSSILTAKDTNVSIKVVFDKEILGLEKNLEFEYILLAKNEFVFQNANISNKNIELLFSQNISQDQNLKELISINPSVDFKALATTNKIKLIGNFNPNVSYEIKIARGLKSNVGVDTKKDYSAKVDFKDYEPAISFSSQGVFLSSTASKKIAFKSLNVKKVHLEVWQVFSNNLSEYLRYKNLQGAKNLSDYDSDIFSESDYTSEIVLKKDFNIENIKNEWVEHEIALDGLKDLSGVFIVKLYFKEEDVDFKFDETMEDWKKYRFFNQKAKISKNLIFSDIALIAQSLNKKLFVDVRNFNTQQALEGVKIDIISKNNQILASKISNDNGLVIFDDIDESKALFIIASKDKQASILRLSSPLLYDGFDVGGLELNSQNKVFIYTERGVYRPGDDIHLSIVARNDKGAIDHPIFLSFFDPRNKKLLDKIKLDPLSNGTFYKKINLSQQSPSGVYLAKVEFANIVFDKEILVQNIVPNRLKVSLQAPENINKNENLDFNVSSKYLFGAPASGLKSKTDIFVSKSEYKNSKYPEYIFSNPSVLVQKYQDSIEGFLDDNGSIKQSFILKDFIQNTPYNLEAILKTRVFEKGSRSAQAAQKSQIILHENFVGIKKLKNHYLNSGSIINFEAIVSNLDENLIANKEIKYTIYANDYSWWWDYDNYDDFLKSLKKDKNTQIIMQGTIISQDKPVKIEFDPKDYHGEMFIELEDTQSKTSTGEFFYISSFGAPSNADIVSSLKIKSDKKEYKANETAIVEFESIKGAKAIITLNDNTKILKRFVIDTYEDTTKIEIPILKEYIPNVYVSVILLQDYNKYTNDRALRLFGVVPLNVVDEQSKIELDVKAPNKVMPTQDFEIEIQSKNKQSYTYTIAVVDEGLLDVSAYEIPNIWEYFYQKIRFNMSIYDTYDKIIAKNTSNISKVLTTGGDVFLESRANKSKADEQARRFKPVVLFQEPIMSDENGYAKVKFNMPSYLGSVKVIVVANNKKGFGSAFKNIQVSAPAVMLETLPRALRINDEFKFLVQVFKVDDDVKNANLRLKAKNSLINFDKDEILIDFGNEKTKDVYVNAKVNSNKLGVEEIELSLSAKDFTYTQNTQIDIKALNTITYEGKSFKIPANTSMEFKITQDYINPVAFLNVSSKPILNINHRLKYLQNYPYGCIEQSTSAVLPQLFLQKLDQGANEQKNINNINALLSKYANFQTANGGFAYWQGLKDSDAWGSNYAGMFMILAKERGYYVSEGMFKAWLDYQKRYILQDQANKVIKINSLYLLALAKEPNLSIMNTIYENSEYLKSLDNVSLWQLGAAYKLAGFDEVALNIAKNLSTKPDGKTNYAYTYGSFLRDEAIIANAYKIIYGKDNDELLDDIKKSLESYAWLSTQSIGYALYALANSFSDENSKTINASVKINGENKKLDASFSKFEFNQGNALIEAKEDTFVYFGVEGIKKGIVEPFAHRIYIERSFYDENGNEIDESTIKSSQIFYMKLKISNKNYPGISNIALSQILPSGWEIVHDLLENETPDFVKNSYYDFVDIRDDKIMYFFPLYSDESREFFVKLSAVTPGVYTLSGAYAEAMYDNAYRALSESKRVKVVQ is encoded by the coding sequence ATGAAAAAGGTTTTGTATTTTTTATTTCTTTTTTTTAGTGTAAGCATGTTTTTTGCATGCAGTCAAAAAGAAAACAATAATTCTAATGTAAGAGCTTTTGGTTTTGATGAGCAAACTCAAAATATTTTTATAGAATTTAACAAAGATATTACTAATCAGGAAATAGGAATTATTAAAGAGCGAGAAATAGTTTTAAATGGTGAGAAAATAAAAGCAAAATATCAATTTGATAACTCAAATAGATTGCAAATTTTCACTACTTTAAAAGCCAATCAAAAATATGATGCATTGATAGATTTAAATGATATATTTACTGGTGAAAAAGTGCAGTTAAAATTCAAGACTCCTTATGAAAATTTAGATGTAAAAGGGTATTTTCAAAGCCAAATCAATCAAGAGAATGTATTGGTTTTGAATATACAAAGTTTTTATCCAATAAATCAAGAAAATTTATTAAAAGCTATAAAAATAAGTAATGGTGAGCAAAACATTCCTATCGATAAAATACTAGTGCAAAAAGATATAGCTAATGTGTATTCTAGTATTTTAACTGCAAAGGATACAAATGTAAGTATTAAAGTTGTTTTTGACAAAGAAATTTTAGGTTTAGAAAAAAATTTAGAATTTGAATATATTTTACTAGCTAAAAATGAATTTGTTTTTCAAAATGCTAATATCTCAAATAAAAATATAGAATTGTTATTTTCTCAAAATATTTCTCAAGATCAGAATTTAAAAGAGTTAATATCTATCAATCCTAGTGTAGATTTTAAAGCTTTAGCAACAACAAATAAAATAAAACTAATAGGAAATTTTAATCCAAATGTAAGTTATGAAATCAAAATTGCACGGGGACTTAAAAGTAATGTTGGTGTTGATACTAAAAAAGATTATAGTGCAAAGGTTGATTTTAAAGACTATGAACCTGCTATTAGTTTTTCAAGTCAAGGTGTATTTTTATCTAGCACAGCAAGTAAAAAGATAGCTTTTAAAAGTTTAAATGTAAAAAAAGTTCATTTAGAAGTATGGCAAGTTTTTTCCAATAATTTAAGTGAATATCTAAGATATAAAAATCTTCAAGGTGCAAAAAATTTAAGTGATTATGATAGTGATATTTTTTCTGAAAGTGATTATACAAGTGAAATAGTTCTTAAAAAAGATTTTAATATAGAGAATATAAAAAATGAATGGGTTGAACACGAAATTGCTTTAGATGGGTTAAAAGATCTAAGTGGTGTTTTTATTGTAAAACTTTATTTTAAAGAAGAAGATGTTGATTTTAAATTTGATGAAACGATGGAGGATTGGAAAAAATATAGATTTTTCAATCAAAAAGCAAAGATTAGCAAAAATCTTATTTTTTCAGATATAGCTTTAATTGCTCAAAGTTTAAACAAAAAGCTTTTTGTTGATGTAAGAAATTTTAATACTCAACAAGCTTTAGAAGGGGTTAAAATTGATATTATTAGCAAAAACAATCAAATTTTAGCTTCTAAAATAAGCAATGATAATGGCTTAGTTATATTTGATGATATAGATGAGTCAAAAGCTTTATTTATCATCGCTTCAAAAGATAAACAAGCTTCTATTTTGCGTTTGAGCTCGCCTTTGCTTTATGATGGTTTTGATGTAGGTGGTTTGGAATTAAATTCGCAAAATAAAGTGTTTATATATACAGAAAGAGGTGTTTATAGACCAGGAGATGATATACATTTAAGTATAGTAGCAAGAAATGATAAAGGAGCGATAGATCATCCTATATTTTTAAGTTTTTTTGATCCGCGTAATAAAAAACTTTTAGATAAAATCAAGCTTGATCCTTTGAGCAATGGAACTTTTTATAAAAAGATAAATTTAAGCCAACAATCACCTAGTGGAGTATATTTGGCAAAAGTAGAATTTGCAAATATAGTTTTTGATAAAGAGATTTTAGTGCAAAATATTGTTCCAAATAGATTAAAAGTGTCTTTACAAGCTCCAGAAAATATAAATAAAAATGAAAACTTAGATTTTAATGTTAGCTCAAAATATCTTTTTGGAGCACCGGCTAGCGGTTTGAAATCCAAAACAGATATATTTGTTAGTAAAAGCGAATATAAAAATTCAAAATATCCAGAATATATTTTTTCAAATCCTAGTGTTTTGGTGCAAAAATATCAAGATAGTATAGAAGGATTTTTGGATGATAATGGCTCAATAAAACAAAGTTTTATATTAAAAGATTTTATACAAAATACCCCTTATAATTTAGAGGCAATATTAAAAACAAGAGTTTTTGAAAAAGGATCAAGATCTGCACAAGCAGCTCAAAAATCACAAATAATTTTGCATGAAAATTTTGTAGGGATAAAAAAACTCAAAAATCATTACTTAAATTCAGGTTCAATAATAAATTTTGAAGCTATAGTAAGCAATTTAGATGAAAATTTGATAGCAAATAAAGAGATTAAATACACCATTTATGCAAATGATTATTCATGGTGGTGGGATTATGATAATTATGATGATTTTTTGAAATCTTTAAAAAAAGACAAGAATACTCAAATTATCATGCAAGGAACTATAATTAGCCAAGATAAACCTGTAAAGATTGAATTTGATCCAAAAGATTATCACGGAGAAATGTTTATAGAGCTAGAAGATACACAAAGCAAAACTAGCACTGGAGAGTTTTTTTATATCAGTAGTTTTGGCGCACCAAGCAATGCTGATATAGTTAGTTCTTTGAAGATTAAAAGTGATAAAAAAGAATACAAAGCAAACGAAACTGCCATTGTGGAATTTGAAAGTATTAAAGGTGCTAAAGCTATCATAACGCTTAATGATAATACAAAAATTTTAAAACGCTTTGTGATAGATACTTATGAAGATACAACAAAAATTGAAATACCTATTCTTAAAGAATATATACCAAATGTTTATGTAAGTGTAATTTTACTTCAAGATTATAATAAATATACCAACGATAGAGCTTTGAGGCTTTTTGGTGTTGTTCCTTTAAATGTTGTTGATGAGCAAAGTAAGATTGAGCTTGATGTAAAAGCACCAAACAAAGTTATGCCAACGCAAGATTTTGAAATAGAAATTCAAAGTAAAAACAAACAAAGCTATACTTATACAATAGCTGTAGTAGATGAAGGTTTGCTTGATGTAAGTGCATATGAAATTCCTAATATTTGGGAATATTTTTATCAAAAAATTCGTTTTAATATGAGTATATATGATACTTATGATAAGATAATTGCTAAAAACACTTCAAATATATCTAAAGTATTAACAACCGGTGGTGATGTTTTCTTAGAAAGTAGAGCTAATAAAAGCAAAGCAGATGAGCAAGCAAGACGCTTTAAACCTGTTGTATTGTTTCAAGAGCCTATAATGAGTGATGAAAATGGATATGCAAAAGTTAAATTTAATATGCCTTCATATTTGGGTTCGGTAAAAGTTATAGTTGTTGCAAATAATAAAAAAGGTTTTGGAAGTGCTTTTAAAAATATACAAGTAAGCGCACCTGCTGTTATGCTTGAAACATTACCAAGAGCATTGAGAATTAATGATGAATTTAAGTTTTTGGTGCAAGTATTTAAAGTAGATGATGATGTTAAAAATGCAAATCTTAGGTTAAAAGCAAAAAATTCACTCATAAATTTTGATAAAGATGAAATTTTGATTGATTTTGGTAATGAAAAAACAAAAGATGTTTATGTTAATGCAAAAGTAAATTCTAATAAGCTTGGGGTAGAAGAAATAGAGTTAAGTTTGAGTGCAAAAGATTTCACCTATACTCAAAATACACAAATTGATATAAAAGCACTAAATACTATTACTTATGAGGGTAAATCTTTTAAAATTCCTGCAAATACTTCCATGGAATTTAAAATCACGCAAGATTATATCAATCCAGTGGCATTTTTAAATGTGAGCTCTAAGCCTATCTTAAATATAAATCATAGATTAAAATACTTGCAAAATTATCCTTATGGATGTATAGAGCAAAGCACCTCAGCAGTTTTACCACAGCTATTTTTGCAAAAACTTGATCAAGGAGCAAATGAACAAAAAAATATTAACAATATTAATGCATTGTTAAGTAAGTATGCAAATTTCCAAACTGCTAATGGTGGTTTTGCTTACTGGCAAGGACTTAAGGATTCTGATGCTTGGGGAAGTAATTATGCAGGTATGTTTATGATTTTAGCTAAAGAAAGAGGTTATTATGTAAGTGAGGGAATGTTTAAAGCATGGCTTGATTATCAAAAGCGTTATATTTTGCAAGATCAAGCAAATAAAGTTATCAAGATTAATTCTTTATATCTTTTAGCCTTAGCTAAAGAACCAAATTTAAGCATAATGAATACTATTTATGAAAATAGTGAATATCTAAAAAGCTTAGATAATGTAAGTCTTTGGCAGCTTGGTGCAGCTTATAAGTTAGCAGGCTTTGATGAGGTAGCTTTAAATATAGCTAAAAATTTAAGCACAAAGCCCGATGGAAAAACTAATTATGCCTATACTTATGGATCTTTTTTAAGAGATGAAGCTATTATTGCTAATGCGTATAAAATAATCTATGGTAAAGACAATGATGAATTGTTAGATGATATTAAAAAAAGTTTAGAAAGTTATGCTTGGCTTAGCACCCAAAGTATAGGTTATGCTTTATATGCTTTGGCAAATAGCTTTAGTGATGAAAATTCTAAAACTATCAATGCAAGTGTAAAAATCAATGGTGAAAATAAAAAGCTTGATGCAAGTTTTTCCAAATTTGAATTTAATCAAGGTAATGCTTTAATAGAAGCTAAAGAAGATACCTTTGTGTATTTTGGAGTAGAGGGGATTAAAAAAGGTATTGTCGAGCCTTTTGCACATCGTATATATATAGAAAGAAGTTTTTATGATGAAAATGGAAATGAAATAGATGAGAGTACTATAAAAAGTTCTCAAATTTTTTATATGAAACTAAAAATATCAAATAAAAACTACCCTGGCATTTCTAATATAGCTTTGAGTCAAATTTTACCAAGTGGATGGGAGATAGTGCATGATCTTTTAGAGAATGAAACTCCTGATTTTGTAAAAAATTCTTATTATGATTTTGTCGATATAAGAGATGATAAAATCATGTATTTCTTTCCTTTATACTCTGATGAATCAAGAGAATTTTTTGTGAAATTAAGTGCTGTTACTCCAGGTGTTTATACTCTGAGTGGGGCTTATGCTGAAGCGATGTATGATAATGCTTATAGGGCTTTAAGTGAGAGTAAAAGAGTTAAAGTGGTGCAGTGA
- the pbpC gene encoding penicillin-binding protein 1C, with translation MKIKISLAICFLSLCFYIGLIYFSFDSKDLFKGTYSRVLFDKNKEILSVFLDANEQWHLESEYIPQKLKQAVILYEDKNFYSHYGVDFLAIIRAFKNNLFSSKRSGASTISMQTIKLLEQNKRTYFNKFNEIIKAFALENSYNKEEILRFYLNNAPYGGNLVGVASAGLFYFEKDLKDLTWSEAALLAVLPNNPGLINLEKNKDKLLKKRNALLDRLFEKGYFSKDILDLAKAEKLPNFKPRKNLAPHLARRLLENEEKVVSSIDKNLQIKFEEKAKEYSNKLHQKGIKNLAILLADTKTNKALAYVGSNDFYDFTTLGQVDGVIAKRSVGSVLKPLLFALAIDEGLIVPDSLMLDVPTFFSNFAPQNANKKYHGFVSARESLQKSLNIPFVNLLLEYGYEKFFYKLKDILNFNDENFKKYGLSLILGTKEFSLEDMIKIYLGLGNYGNFKELLYEENASIKEDKKLISDGACFLTLQVLKDLDRVGLKQYDFNTIISWKTGTSYGRKDAWAIGTSPKYTLGVWVGNFSGEANANLYGVSIAGELFLELFSLLDKTNLEFEKPNDLVSIKIENQTAYRYDNKFSFKEILYPQSAKILRVSPFLKEIFVYKDKEVNSLDENFIHAKKKTILNLPPNAQAFFAKEKQNIKTSNKKIKIIYPLNNLNIILPKDLKEKQKLLIKISNPSNERIFWYLNQEFIHEGKEDILPIDLNKGKYILSVISENGISDFIIFNIL, from the coding sequence GTGAAAATCAAAATAAGCCTTGCAATATGCTTTTTAAGCCTGTGTTTTTACATAGGCTTAATTTATTTTAGTTTTGATAGTAAGGACTTGTTTAAAGGCACATATAGCAGGGTTTTATTTGATAAAAACAAAGAAATTCTTAGTGTATTTTTAGATGCTAATGAACAATGGCATTTAGAGAGCGAATACATACCACAAAAGCTAAAACAAGCAGTTATTTTATATGAGGATAAAAACTTTTATTCTCATTATGGGGTAGATTTTTTAGCTATTATAAGAGCTTTTAAAAATAATCTTTTTTCAAGCAAAAGAAGCGGTGCTAGCACAATTTCTATGCAAACGATTAAACTTTTAGAACAAAACAAACGCACATATTTTAATAAATTTAATGAAATTATTAAAGCCTTTGCTTTAGAGAATTCTTATAATAAAGAAGAAATTTTAAGATTTTATTTAAACAATGCTCCTTATGGAGGAAATTTAGTAGGTGTTGCAAGTGCTGGTTTGTTTTATTTTGAAAAAGATTTAAAAGATCTTACTTGGAGTGAAGCAGCTTTGCTTGCTGTGCTTCCTAATAATCCAGGTTTAATTAATCTTGAAAAAAACAAAGATAAGCTTTTAAAAAAGCGTAATGCTTTGCTTGATAGACTTTTTGAAAAGGGATATTTTTCTAAAGATATTTTAGATTTAGCAAAAGCTGAAAAACTCCCTAATTTTAAACCAAGAAAAAATTTAGCACCTCATTTAGCACGAAGGCTTTTAGAAAATGAAGAAAAAGTTGTTTCTAGTATAGATAAAAATCTTCAAATAAAATTTGAAGAAAAGGCTAAAGAGTATTCTAATAAACTTCATCAAAAGGGCATAAAAAATTTAGCTATATTGCTAGCAGATACTAAGACAAATAAAGCTTTAGCTTATGTGGGTTCAAATGATTTTTATGATTTTACTACCTTAGGACAAGTAGATGGAGTTATAGCAAAGCGTAGTGTGGGTTCAGTATTAAAACCTTTGCTTTTTGCTCTTGCTATAGATGAGGGGCTTATAGTGCCTGATTCTTTAATGCTTGATGTGCCTACATTTTTTTCTAATTTTGCCCCACAAAATGCAAATAAAAAATATCATGGTTTTGTTAGTGCAAGGGAGTCTTTGCAAAAATCACTAAATATTCCTTTTGTAAATTTACTCTTAGAGTATGGATATGAGAAATTTTTTTATAAACTTAAAGATATATTAAATTTCAATGATGAAAATTTTAAAAAATACGGACTTTCTTTGATTTTAGGTACAAAAGAATTTAGTTTAGAAGATATGATTAAAATTTATTTAGGACTTGGGAATTATGGAAATTTTAAAGAACTTTTATATGAAGAAAATGCATCTATTAAAGAAGATAAAAAACTTATAAGTGATGGAGCTTGTTTTTTAACTTTGCAAGTATTAAAAGATTTAGATAGAGTAGGACTAAAGCAATACGATTTTAATACTATCATTTCTTGGAAAACAGGGACAAGTTATGGTAGAAAAGATGCTTGGGCCATAGGAACTTCTCCTAAATATACTTTAGGGGTGTGGGTTGGAAATTTTAGCGGAGAAGCTAATGCTAATCTTTATGGAGTAAGTATTGCAGGAGAATTATTTTTAGAGCTTTTTTCTTTGCTTGATAAAACAAATCTAGAATTTGAAAAACCAAATGATTTAGTTTCAATTAAAATAGAAAATCAAACAGCTTATCGATATGATAATAAATTTAGTTTTAAAGAAATTCTTTATCCGCAAAGTGCAAAGATTTTGCGGGTTTCTCCATTTTTAAAGGAAATTTTTGTGTATAAAGACAAAGAAGTAAATTCTTTAGATGAAAATTTTATCCATGCTAAGAAGAAAACTATTTTAAATTTGCCTCCAAATGCTCAAGCTTTTTTTGCTAAAGAAAAGCAAAATATAAAAACATCTAATAAAAAAATAAAAATTATATATCCTTTGAATAATCTTAATATTATTTTGCCAAAAGATTTAAAAGAAAAACAAAAATTACTTATAAAAATATCAAATCCTAGTAATGAAAGGATTTTTTGGTATTTGAATCAAGAATTTATCCATGAAGGAAAAGAAGACATTCTACCTATTGATTTAAATAAAGGTAAGTATATTCTTAGTGTGATTAGCGAAAATGGCATAAGTGATTTTATAATTTTTAATATATTGTAA
- the secG gene encoding preprotein translocase subunit SecG: MTTLLIILQFAIVVIICIAVLLQKSSSIGLGAYSGSNESLFGAKGPAGFLAKFTFIMGILLIANTIALSYMYNNANSNSLAEKAEQILPKAPETNTTSIPVAPSAPISESNTSK, encoded by the coding sequence ATGACTACTCTTTTAATTATTTTACAATTTGCAATTGTTGTAATCATTTGTATTGCTGTATTATTACAAAAAAGTTCAAGCATAGGACTTGGAGCATATAGTGGGAGCAATGAAAGTTTATTTGGAGCAAAGGGTCCTGCAGGATTTTTAGCTAAATTTACTTTTATTATGGGTATTTTACTTATTGCTAACACAATTGCTCTTAGCTATATGTATAATAATGCTAATTCTAACTCACTTGCTGAAAAAGCAGAACAAATTTTGCCAAAAGCACCTGAAACAAATACAACTAGCATTCCAGTTGCACCAAGTGCCCCAATTAGCGAAAGTAATACTAGCAAATAA
- a CDS encoding mechanosensitive ion channel family protein — MKKILIILFAFFTLHLNAQQEKENPFKEKDSIFSLVQNYIELNLLLESFKNSDANASEFQDNIKEIEKQKNTILTILPLKMVSQKVDDKEVKEFLNTKHQLKKNTEEAQLKKRYYEYVDSKIKLLNLTSAEHFYICLFELEKLFIQGAQSDKIKNIIDKSIDSLKEDIVFNFSFDKEKINDIDQLRTLEVNENSLRNAIKSYNEILIYLRNNANLLETNFLFNELGLQKAINYINDNTQIESVNVGKIVISIIVIVFFYSLKFYLAKILYFFLIRLFGNKSANLEIKTHFLEKLQKPIGWFLFAYAIGICFTIVYYPVPVDIRIGNILYIIYIVLSAWLVINIFDSYGMVAVAKLAEKSGKREVVNLVIKILYFIIIVIAFLFVLAHLGFNISALIASLGIGGLAVALAAKDIIANFFASVLLLFDNSFNQGDWVEISGIEGTIVEIGLRKTTIRTFDNSLVFLPNSTIMGTNIKNWSKRKIGRHVKLFLGVTYDATPEQLERCVEDIKNLLATSPLIAQVDDSALNYGGSRARYRQNLVSVNDLEGYKNVSYVAVSSFSASSIDIEVYFYTKAVDGKGFRESRQSILLELMKIVAKNNLSFAFPSQSLYIEKINNNSKEEL; from the coding sequence ATGAAAAAAATATTAATAATTTTATTTGCTTTTTTTACGCTTCATTTAAATGCACAACAAGAAAAAGAAAATCCCTTTAAAGAAAAAGATAGTATTTTTTCTTTAGTGCAAAACTATATAGAGTTAAATTTGCTTTTAGAAAGTTTTAAAAATAGTGATGCTAATGCTAGTGAATTTCAGGATAATATAAAAGAAATAGAGAAGCAAAAAAATACTATTCTTACTATTTTACCATTGAAAATGGTATCTCAAAAAGTAGATGATAAGGAAGTAAAAGAATTTTTAAATACTAAACACCAGCTTAAAAAAAATACCGAAGAAGCACAATTAAAAAAAAGATATTATGAATATGTAGATAGTAAAATTAAACTTTTAAATTTGACTTCAGCTGAGCATTTTTATATTTGTCTTTTTGAGTTAGAAAAATTGTTTATTCAAGGAGCACAAAGCGATAAAATAAAAAATATTATAGATAAAAGCATAGATAGTTTGAAAGAAGATATAGTCTTTAACTTTTCTTTTGATAAAGAAAAAATTAATGATATAGATCAGCTTAGAACTTTAGAAGTAAATGAAAATAGTTTAAGAAATGCTATAAAATCATACAATGAAATTTTAATTTATTTAAGAAATAATGCAAATTTACTAGAAACAAATTTTTTATTCAATGAGCTTGGTTTGCAAAAAGCAATAAATTATATAAATGATAATACTCAGATAGAATCAGTCAATGTAGGAAAAATAGTTATTTCTATAATAGTAATAGTATTTTTTTACTCTTTGAAATTTTACCTTGCGAAAATTTTGTATTTTTTTCTTATAAGATTATTTGGCAATAAATCAGCAAATTTAGAAATAAAAACGCATTTTTTAGAAAAACTTCAAAAACCTATCGGTTGGTTTTTGTTTGCTTATGCTATAGGAATTTGTTTTACGATTGTGTACTATCCTGTTCCAGTAGATATAAGAATTGGTAATATTTTATATATTATTTATATAGTGTTATCTGCTTGGCTTGTAATTAATATTTTTGATAGCTATGGTATGGTTGCAGTAGCAAAACTTGCAGAAAAAAGTGGCAAAAGAGAAGTAGTAAATTTGGTAATAAAAATTTTGTATTTTATTATCATTGTTATTGCTTTTTTGTTTGTTTTAGCGCATTTAGGATTTAATATATCGGCTTTGATAGCATCTTTGGGTATAGGTGGTTTGGCAGTAGCTTTAGCAGCTAAAGATATTATTGCTAATTTTTTTGCATCTGTACTTTTACTTTTTGATAATAGTTTTAATCAAGGTGATTGGGTGGAAATTTCAGGAATTGAGGGAACCATAGTAGAAATTGGACTTAGAAAAACTACTATTAGAACTTTTGATAATTCTTTGGTTTTTTTACCCAATTCTACAATCATGGGAACAAATATAAAAAATTGGAGTAAAAGAAAAATAGGTCGCCATGTTAAATTATTTTTAGGTGTTACTTATGATGCTACCCCTGAACAGCTTGAACGATGTGTAGAAGATATAAAAAATTTATTAGCTACAAGTCCTTTAATTGCACAAGTTGATGATAGTGCATTAAATTATGGTGGCTCTCGTGCAAGATATAGACAAAATTTAGTTTCAGTAAATGACTTAGAAGGCTATAAAAATGTATCTTATGTAGCAGTCAGTAGTTTTAGTGCAAGTTCTATTGATATAGAAGTGTATTTTTATACTAAAGCAGTAGATGGAAAAGGTTTTAGGGAGTCTAGACAAAGTATTTTGCTTGAACTCATGAAAATTGTAGCAAAAAATAATCTTAGCTTTGCGTTTCCATCACAAAGTCTTTATATAGAAAAAATCAACAATAATTCAAAAGAAGAGCTTTAA
- a CDS encoding Bax inhibitor-1/YccA family protein — MSLYDRDYSKTQEFEGYARSDLSIFIKQTYQLFAASLLAATAGAYIGIFALAHLFMQSQATFWILFIIEIGLLFALQWKKREAPLNLILLFGFTFCSGLTLTPLLYSVLALPAGASIIAQAFALTTVAFGALSIFAMNTKKDFTMMGKMLFVALIVIVVASLINIFFQSSLLSLAISGIGAILFSFYILYDTQNIIKGNYETPIEGAVALYLDFINLFISLLNILRSFSNR, encoded by the coding sequence ATGAGTCTTTATGATAGAGATTATTCTAAAACCCAAGAGTTTGAAGGTTATGCTAGAAGTGATTTAAGCATTTTTATAAAACAAACTTATCAGCTTTTTGCTGCATCTTTATTAGCCGCAACAGCGGGTGCTTATATAGGAATTTTTGCACTAGCACATTTATTTATGCAATCTCAAGCAACTTTTTGGATTTTATTTATCATTGAAATTGGTTTGCTATTTGCATTACAATGGAAAAAAAGAGAAGCTCCGCTTAATTTAATTTTACTTTTTGGTTTTACTTTTTGTTCAGGGCTTACTTTAACACCACTTTTATATTCTGTTTTAGCACTGCCTGCTGGAGCTAGCATTATTGCTCAAGCTTTTGCTTTAACAACAGTAGCTTTTGGTGCTTTAAGTATATTTGCTATGAATACGAAAAAAGACTTTACTATGATGGGAAAAATGCTTTTTGTAGCTTTAATTGTTATAGTAGTAGCTTCTTTGATTAATATATTTTTCCAAAGCTCGCTTTTAAGTTTAGCAATTTCTGGTATTGGTGCGATTTTGTTTTCTTTTTATATACTTTATGATACACAAAATATCATTAAAGGAAATTACGAAACACCAATCGAAGGTGCAGTTGCACTTTATCTTGATTTTATCAATCTTTTCATCTCTCTTCTTAATATTTTAAGAAGCTTTAGTAATAGATAA
- a CDS encoding carbonic anhydrase — protein sequence MKNLIEGALKFMQEDFKEHAELFESLKNKQNPHTLFIGCADSRVIPNLITNTGPGELFVVRNIGNIVPPYRVGDDFLATTSAIEYAFNSLHIKNIIVCGHSNCGGCAALYANENDLKNMPNVRKWLTLLEPIKNKVLKVAKDDLAMRSWMTEKMNLVNSLQNLLTYPGIEDALNKKEIELHAWYYIIETGEIYEYDFSFENFILIQERTKKI from the coding sequence TTGAAAAATTTGATTGAAGGTGCTTTAAAATTTATGCAAGAAGATTTTAAAGAGCATGCAGAGCTTTTTGAAAGTTTAAAAAATAAGCAAAATCCTCATACGCTTTTTATAGGTTGTGCTGATTCTAGAGTAATTCCAAATTTAATTACCAACACAGGTCCAGGTGAGCTTTTTGTTGTAAGGAATATAGGTAATATTGTTCCTCCTTATAGGGTGGGAGATGATTTTTTAGCAACTACTTCAGCAATTGAGTATGCTTTCAATTCTTTGCATATTAAAAATATTATAGTTTGCGGGCATAGTAATTGTGGTGGTTGTGCAGCTTTGTATGCTAATGAAAATGATTTAAAAAATATGCCAAATGTTAGAAAATGGCTTACCTTGCTTGAGCCTATCAAAAATAAAGTCTTAAAAGTTGCCAAAGATGATTTAGCTATGAGATCTTGGATGACTGAGAAGATGAATCTAGTTAATTCTTTGCAAAATTTATTAACTTATCCAGGTATAGAAGATGCTTTAAATAAAAAGGAAATTGAACTTCATGCTTGGTATTACATCATAGAAACAGGTGAAATTTACGAATATGATTTTAGTTTTGAAAATTTTATATTAATACAAGAGAGGACAAAAAAAATATGA